One Callospermophilus lateralis isolate mCalLat2 chromosome 6, mCalLat2.hap1, whole genome shotgun sequence genomic region harbors:
- the Spaca1 gene encoding sperm acrosome membrane-associated protein 1 isoform X1, with protein MSPGGAGCSAGLLLTVGWLLLAGFQSSCGTNVTAIQEPPLAHEGESEGDSDSDSDSEEDTGDNNESEGDNNEGPLPDNEEAGPNKTIVKEVEFGMCTVTCGVGVREVILTNGCPGGESKCIVRVEECRGPADCGWGKPISESLESVRLACVHTSPVNRYKYMWKLLRADQQPVILANDSAILDVQRDIHPLAFQCDTIDNSEMVASIKFTVYTSNELQMRRSSRPDTDAVLVFVLTIGVIICVFVIFVLIFIIINWAAVKAFWGAKASTTEIHSELSSMRYKDSTSLDQSPAEIHGHEDDALSEWNE; from the exons ATGAGCCCCGGGGGCGCGGGCTGCTCCGCAGGGCTGCTACTGACCGTGGGCTGGCTGCTCCTGGCGGGCTTCCAGTCCTCGTGTGGGACCAATGTCACCGCCATCCAGGAACCCCCCTTG GCCCATGAGGGCGAAAGCGAAGGCGATAGCGATAGCGACAGCGACAGCGAGGAGGACACCGGTGACAACAACGAAAGCGAAGGAGACAACAACGAGGGCCCTCTGCCTGATAACGAGGAAGCTG GTCCGAATAAAACAATAGTCAAAGAAGTTGAATTTGGAATGTGCACAGTCACGTGTG GTGTTGGTGTTAGAGAAGTTATATTAACAAATGGATGCCCTGGAGGCGAATCCAAGTGTATTGTTCGAGTAGAAGAATGCCGTGGACCAGCAGATTGTGGCT GGGGTAAACCAATTTCAGAAAGTCTTGAAAGTGTTAGATTGGCATGTGTTCATACATCTCCTGTAAATCGTTACAAGTATATGTGGAAACTTCTAAGGGCAGACCAA caACCTGTTATACTTGCAAATGATTCAGCAATCCTGGATGTACAAAGAGATATCCACCCCTTGGCTTTCCAGTGTGACACCATAGATAATTCTGAAATGGTAGCATCTATTAAATTCACAgtctatacatctaatg aATTGCAGATGAGAAGATCAAGCCGACCAGACACTGATGCAGTCCTAGTTTTTGTGCTGACCATAGGAGTCATTATCTGTGTATTTGTGATCTTCGTATTGATCTTCATAATTATTAATTG GGCAGCAGTGAAAGCTTTCTGGGGGGCGAAAGCCTCTACAACTGAGATACACTCAGAGCTGAGTTCTATGAGATACAAAGACTCAACTTCTCTTGACCAGTCACCAGCAGAAATACATGGACATGAAGATGATGCTTTAAGTGAATGGAATGAATGA
- the Spaca1 gene encoding sperm acrosome membrane-associated protein 1 isoform X2: MSPGGAGCSAGLLLTVGWLLLAGFQSSCGTNVTAIQEPPLVHEAHEEDTGDNNESEGDNNEGPLPDNEEAGPNKTIVKEVEFGMCTVTCGVGVREVILTNGCPGGESKCIVRVEECRGPADCGWGKPISESLESVRLACVHTSPVNRYKYMWKLLRADQQPVILANDSAILDVQRDIHPLAFQCDTIDNSEMVASIKFTVYTSNELQMRRSSRPDTDAVLVFVLTIGVIICVFVIFVLIFIIINWAAVKAFWGAKASTTEIHSELSSMRYKDSTSLDQSPAEIHGHEDDALSEWNE, translated from the exons ATGAGCCCCGGGGGCGCGGGCTGCTCCGCAGGGCTGCTACTGACCGTGGGCTGGCTGCTCCTGGCGGGCTTCCAGTCCTCGTGTGGGACCAATGTCACCGCCATCCAGGAACCCCCCTTGGTCCACGAGGCCCACGAG GAGGACACCGGTGACAACAACGAAAGCGAAGGAGACAACAACGAGGGCCCTCTGCCTGATAACGAGGAAGCTG GTCCGAATAAAACAATAGTCAAAGAAGTTGAATTTGGAATGTGCACAGTCACGTGTG GTGTTGGTGTTAGAGAAGTTATATTAACAAATGGATGCCCTGGAGGCGAATCCAAGTGTATTGTTCGAGTAGAAGAATGCCGTGGACCAGCAGATTGTGGCT GGGGTAAACCAATTTCAGAAAGTCTTGAAAGTGTTAGATTGGCATGTGTTCATACATCTCCTGTAAATCGTTACAAGTATATGTGGAAACTTCTAAGGGCAGACCAA caACCTGTTATACTTGCAAATGATTCAGCAATCCTGGATGTACAAAGAGATATCCACCCCTTGGCTTTCCAGTGTGACACCATAGATAATTCTGAAATGGTAGCATCTATTAAATTCACAgtctatacatctaatg aATTGCAGATGAGAAGATCAAGCCGACCAGACACTGATGCAGTCCTAGTTTTTGTGCTGACCATAGGAGTCATTATCTGTGTATTTGTGATCTTCGTATTGATCTTCATAATTATTAATTG GGCAGCAGTGAAAGCTTTCTGGGGGGCGAAAGCCTCTACAACTGAGATACACTCAGAGCTGAGTTCTATGAGATACAAAGACTCAACTTCTCTTGACCAGTCACCAGCAGAAATACATGGACATGAAGATGATGCTTTAAGTGAATGGAATGAATGA